The following are encoded in a window of Cryobacterium sp. CG_9.6 genomic DNA:
- a CDS encoding helix-turn-helix transcriptional regulator, producing the protein MLINDLVELGALIRRRRTELNLSQNDLAEKVGTTRQWLSRLEKGKNDIGTARLLAVLGVLELNLEIRPPRLESAAMAIQEGVRAQSLISPEMERLLARMRGEGSAPLSDTYLPGTGLRVPDLTTSVEPNALEAGRRRIFEASLKLSQRAAETKTGKESDDAQS; encoded by the coding sequence GTGCTCATAAACGACCTAGTCGAGCTCGGCGCACTTATCCGCCGGCGCCGAACTGAACTCAACCTTTCGCAGAATGATCTTGCCGAAAAGGTGGGCACGACCCGCCAATGGTTGTCGCGCCTTGAGAAGGGCAAGAACGACATCGGCACTGCCCGGCTGCTCGCGGTCCTTGGCGTACTGGAGCTGAACCTCGAGATCCGGCCGCCGCGCCTCGAAAGCGCTGCAATGGCCATCCAGGAAGGCGTCCGGGCGCAGTCGTTGATCTCGCCCGAAATGGAGCGCTTGCTCGCCAGGATGAGGGGCGAGGGCAGTGCGCCTCTGTCAGACACCTATTTGCCCGGCACCGGCCTCCGGGTGCCGGATCTCACGACCAGCGTCGAGCCCAACGCGCTCGAAGCCGGTCGTCGGCGTATCTTCGAGGCGAGCCTGAAACTCTCACAGCGAGCCGCAGAGACAAAGACGGGCAAGGAGTCCGACGATGCTCAGTCTTGA
- a CDS encoding HNH endonuclease signature motif containing protein codes for MPKPLFITLLITTPIVLGASTGNFLVALVVLVLLLIGNPIIWKFRKNRYFNSEQFQTLRAEIVSVVAEHNEVVNYVAEIRSQGSFGLGVSSTGQNAHLATFENDSAWNTRRDRNVIEYAPHVHNGSLQVVRNASLEPIKYLMKYFSIKANQEALADVQRVAEDISRLEEAVTNVKSREAAITVRVNPPAFILARYDAEFWNQIGVELSPIAVPYPEYKFQYTSAGGNTGQTSSIRLDTPTLEALAATLVEKIRWVKSAAGQRSLMTARLRGQIKERDRFACVQCYVSVAAEPHLLLEVDHIMPVSKGGLSTSENLQTLCWRCNRSKGSKIVA; via the coding sequence ATGCCCAAACCGCTATTCATCACGCTGCTCATCACAACACCCATTGTTCTTGGTGCCAGCACCGGAAACTTTCTTGTTGCGCTTGTCGTGCTGGTGCTGCTTCTGATCGGTAATCCGATCATCTGGAAGTTCCGCAAGAATCGCTATTTCAACTCGGAGCAGTTCCAGACGCTGCGTGCTGAGATCGTCTCTGTCGTCGCTGAGCACAACGAGGTTGTGAACTACGTGGCCGAGATCCGATCACAGGGATCGTTTGGTCTCGGAGTGTCTTCTACGGGGCAGAATGCGCACCTGGCGACGTTCGAGAATGATTCTGCCTGGAACACCAGACGCGACCGCAACGTCATCGAGTACGCGCCGCATGTGCACAATGGCTCGTTGCAGGTGGTGCGCAACGCAAGCCTCGAGCCCATCAAATATCTGATGAAGTATTTCTCCATCAAGGCCAACCAAGAAGCACTGGCCGATGTTCAGCGTGTTGCCGAGGACATCTCGCGGCTGGAGGAGGCCGTGACCAACGTGAAGAGCCGCGAGGCCGCAATCACTGTGCGGGTGAATCCGCCAGCTTTTATTCTCGCGCGCTATGACGCTGAGTTCTGGAATCAGATCGGCGTCGAGCTGTCGCCCATTGCGGTGCCGTACCCGGAGTACAAGTTCCAGTACACCTCCGCAGGGGGAAACACCGGTCAGACGTCGAGCATCAGGCTCGACACCCCCACCCTTGAAGCGCTGGCCGCGACGCTCGTCGAGAAGATCCGCTGGGTGAAGTCGGCAGCCGGGCAGCGCTCACTGATGACCGCCCGACTGCGAGGCCAGATCAAGGAGCGCGATCGTTTTGCCTGCGTGCAGTGCTACGTCTCCGTGGCCGCCGAACCGCACCTACTGCTGGAGGTCGACCACATCATGCCCGTGTCCAAAGGCGGTCTCAGCACGTCCGAGAATTTGCAGACCCTCTGCTGGCGCTGTAACCGTTCCAAGGGCTCAAAGATCGTCGCGTAG